Proteins from a genomic interval of Chitinophagales bacterium:
- a CDS encoding M23 family metallopeptidase, whose translation MFNIYRAYLIYALLTVSFCFGNSLYAEKEDKDKNKKTEQSTESNTNNNDKNEQPSKDNTPTSTTDTKDIRIVDGKLWIDGQEVKDPQVIAKYMGTNKSISLQSSNNGDASGDLDGLIGLNLLDFKIQGDCEKDLSANSQGCDIKMIDGILYKDGVVVPESQWDEVLRINTTMGDLLDLTPKSFEEKDGGFLSEQEVGKLIEDQWRVRAVKNNFNAQAGLSLDDAVWNMMDGELTENQLNNLARQYEVSLSDVENHVRALEAANHINTTADAVGATQIADPHAWVNHTLESVREAETAKEVAVGISANTYSKTTDIVPVNPAILAEGKKILLSDVYGEDIPAFNHYHGAWDTQKIHNYKYDLSQMKDTVEFFLSHGLGDDFIMPTMGYVTSNFGPRRRRYHNGIDLKLENGDPVQSMFEGKVRIAQYSRSYGYVVVVRHFNGLETLYAHLSKLKVKSGDNVAAGGIVGLGGSTGRSTGNHLHFEVRYKGHPIDPNELIDFNAKTLKHHTFTVDRSYFTSTDPYESAHADKDVDDDGVVSASSAKYYKIRKGDTLGKIAQRYGTSISRICKLNGISTRTTLNVGRSLRLN comes from the coding sequence ATGTTCAATATATATCGTGCTTATCTTATTTATGCTTTATTAACGGTAAGTTTCTGTTTTGGAAACTCATTGTATGCAGAAAAAGAGGATAAGGATAAAAATAAAAAGACAGAACAATCAACCGAATCGAATACAAACAATAATGATAAAAACGAACAACCTTCTAAAGATAATACTCCAACTTCAACAACTGATACGAAAGACATTAGGATAGTAGATGGTAAATTGTGGATTGATGGGCAAGAAGTAAAAGATCCACAGGTGATTGCAAAGTATATGGGTACAAATAAAAGCATTTCTTTGCAGTCTTCCAACAATGGTGATGCGTCAGGGGATTTGGACGGTTTGATAGGTTTAAATTTGCTTGATTTTAAGATACAAGGAGATTGTGAAAAAGACCTGTCTGCCAATTCGCAAGGTTGTGATATCAAAATGATAGATGGAATTCTTTACAAAGACGGAGTTGTTGTTCCTGAATCACAATGGGATGAGGTTTTGCGAATCAATACAACCATGGGAGATTTGCTCGACCTGACCCCTAAATCTTTTGAAGAAAAAGATGGTGGTTTTTTGTCCGAACAGGAAGTCGGTAAATTAATTGAAGATCAATGGCGTGTGAGGGCAGTAAAAAATAATTTTAATGCACAAGCAGGGCTTAGTTTAGATGATGCTGTTTGGAACATGATGGACGGAGAACTGACCGAAAATCAATTGAACAACTTAGCTCGACAATATGAAGTAAGCCTTAGTGATGTGGAAAATCATGTTAGAGCATTGGAGGCTGCTAACCATATCAATACAACTGCTGATGCAGTAGGTGCTACCCAAATTGCAGACCCTCATGCTTGGGTAAACCACACTTTAGAATCGGTGAGAGAGGCAGAGACAGCAAAAGAAGTAGCTGTCGGAATTTCTGCCAATACGTATAGCAAGACAACGGATATTGTGCCGGTCAATCCTGCTATTTTAGCCGAAGGAAAAAAGATTCTGTTGAGTGATGTCTATGGAGAAGACATTCCTGCCTTCAATCATTACCACGGTGCTTGGGATACCCAAAAAATCCATAACTACAAGTACGACCTTTCGCAAATGAAAGACACAGTGGAGTTTTTTCTGTCACACGGATTAGGGGACGATTTCATCATGCCAACTATGGGCTATGTTACCTCTAATTTTGGCCCAAGACGCAGAAGATACCACAATGGAATAGACCTCAAATTGGAGAATGGCGACCCTGTTCAAAGTATGTTTGAAGGAAAAGTTCGGATTGCACAGTATTCTCGTTCTTATGGTTATGTGGTCGTTGTTCGACACTTCAATGGTTTGGAAACCTTGTATGCTCACCTCTCCAAATTGAAGGTGAAATCGGGCGACAATGTAGCGGCTGGCGGAATAGTAGGGTTGGGAGGAAGTACAGGACGTTCGACAGGAAATCACCTACATTTTGAAGTCCGCTACAAAGGGCATCCGATTGACCCCAACGAATTGATTGACTTCAATGCCAAAACCTTGAAACACCACACCTTTACTGTTGATAGAAGTTATTTTACTTCAACAGATCCTTATGAAAGCGCACATGCGGATAAAGATGTGGACGATGATGGCGTGGTCAGTGCAAGCAGTGCTAAATATTACAAGATTCGCAAGGGCGACACTTTGGGAAAAATTGCTCAGAGATATGGTACTTCCATCAGTAGGATTTGCAAATTAAATGGTATTTCTACTCGTACTACGTTGAATGTAGGTCGTTCACTTCGACTGAATTAA
- a CDS encoding lytic transglycosylase domain-containing protein, translating into MMKNILASVGLLAVLGCIYLAFSSSSDSITSVHSKLGINTTASQNIQQVHIPEAITFAGEAVPLEEEDARERLDRELTNITFRHSSTVRILKLANRWFPILEPILQRNGIPDDFKYLAVAESSLENVVSPAGAKGFWQFMSATAKSYNMEVSDDVEERYNIEKSTEAACKYLQEARRKFNGWTTAAASYNRGMAGMNGHIEDQQTSDYYDLYLNEETARYIYRIVAYKQLMTNPSVYGFNLTPEDMYPPYEYTTVNIESIPDIATFAKNFGTNYKGIKMLNPWLQKTFLRAKSGKTYDIKIPKK; encoded by the coding sequence ATGATGAAAAACATCCTCGCATCGGTGGGCTTACTAGCTGTTTTAGGCTGCATTTATTTGGCATTTAGCAGCAGCAGCGATTCGATTACCAGCGTACATTCTAAGTTGGGTATCAACACCACGGCTTCACAAAATATTCAGCAAGTGCACATTCCCGAAGCGATTACCTTTGCAGGAGAGGCTGTTCCATTGGAGGAAGAAGATGCCCGTGAGCGATTGGATAGAGAATTGACCAACATCACCTTTCGCCATTCGAGTACGGTTCGCATTCTCAAACTCGCCAATCGTTGGTTTCCAATCTTAGAACCCATCTTGCAAAGAAATGGGATTCCCGACGACTTCAAATATTTGGCAGTGGCAGAAAGTAGCTTGGAAAATGTGGTTTCACCTGCGGGTGCAAAGGGTTTTTGGCAGTTCATGTCGGCTACCGCCAAATCCTACAACATGGAGGTAAGCGACGATGTAGAAGAACGCTACAACATCGAAAAATCTACCGAAGCAGCGTGTAAATATTTGCAGGAAGCTCGCCGCAAATTCAATGGTTGGACAACAGCCGCTGCCTCTTACAATCGGGGTATGGCGGGTATGAACGGACACATTGAAGATCAGCAAACGAGTGATTACTACGATTTGTATCTCAATGAAGAAACGGCGCGCTATATTTACCGAATCGTTGCCTACAAACAACTGATGACCAATCCAAGTGTATATGGCTTCAATTTAACTCCAGAAGATATGTATCCGCCTTATGAATACACAACGGTCAACATCGAGAGTATTCCAGACATAGCGACTTTCGCCAAGAACTTTGGCACGAATTACAAAGGTATCAAGATGTTGAATCCATGGCTGCAAAAGACTTTTTTGCGAGCCAAATCGGGTAAGACCTATGATATTAAGATTCCTAAAAAATAA
- a CDS encoding GxxExxY protein has protein sequence MNFQGVDSKWHESDAAFSQMFVHQISRFFEFQNSDLHQFIEAKKEEVEDMDSLSRFITRLVHQSKKKLVLLIDEVDACSNFEPFLSFLGMLRTKYLARFSPQHATFHSIVLAGVHDIKTLKYKIRNPEDVKYESPWNIAADFEVELSFNPKEIAPMLEAYSKAEKVKMDVSVIAKRLYYHTSGYPFLVSKLCKTIAEKIVPQKEERTWLVRDMEESVKMLLQENNTNFESLIKNLEQHPDLYDLVYQLLVNSIEVSYNISNPLIHKGFLYGIFKQNTHKLQIHNRIYEQRIYNYLISKTETEYLTKRNFYLGTAFVNEDKSLNLEGVLVKFQQFMKEQYSQKLEHYLEKEWRVLFMAFLKPIINGKGYDFKEPQISEERRLDIVVTFFEYKYVLELKIWRGAKAHKEGLNQLADYLDKEGLEKGYLLIFDERKKKTWQKKAVVHNGKNIFAVWV, from the coding sequence ATGAATTTTCAAGGAGTAGATAGCAAATGGCATGAATCGGATGCGGCTTTTTCACAAATGTTTGTTCACCAAATTAGCCGTTTTTTTGAGTTTCAAAATTCTGATTTGCATCAATTTATTGAAGCCAAAAAGGAAGAGGTAGAGGATATGGATAGCTTGTCACGATTCATTACACGCCTTGTGCACCAATCCAAAAAGAAACTGGTTTTATTGATTGACGAAGTAGATGCTTGCAGCAATTTTGAACCGTTTTTGAGTTTTTTGGGAATGTTGCGAACCAAATATTTGGCTCGTTTCTCACCCCAACATGCTACTTTTCACAGCATCGTCTTGGCAGGAGTACACGACATCAAAACATTGAAGTACAAAATCCGAAATCCAGAAGATGTCAAATATGAAAGTCCGTGGAACATTGCAGCAGATTTTGAAGTAGAGTTGAGTTTCAACCCCAAAGAAATTGCTCCCATGTTGGAGGCATACAGCAAGGCTGAAAAGGTAAAAATGGATGTTTCTGTGATTGCCAAGCGCTTGTATTACCACACTTCGGGCTATCCTTTTTTGGTGAGCAAACTGTGTAAAACCATTGCAGAAAAAATCGTTCCGCAAAAAGAGGAACGAACTTGGCTCGTAAGAGATATGGAAGAGTCTGTTAAGATGCTTTTGCAGGAGAACAATACCAATTTTGAGAGTCTGATTAAAAATTTGGAGCAACATCCAGACTTATACGATTTGGTTTATCAATTGTTGGTTAACAGCATTGAAGTAAGTTATAATATCAGTAACCCTTTGATTCACAAGGGATTTTTGTATGGAATATTCAAACAAAATACCCATAAACTGCAAATCCACAATAGAATTTATGAACAGCGCATTTACAACTATTTGATTTCCAAAACAGAAACAGAATATCTGACGAAGCGAAATTTTTACTTGGGAACGGCTTTTGTGAATGAGGACAAATCTTTGAATCTTGAAGGGGTTTTGGTGAAGTTTCAGCAGTTTATGAAGGAGCAATACAGCCAAAAACTCGAACACTATTTGGAGAAAGAATGGCGGGTATTGTTCATGGCATTTTTGAAGCCCATCATCAACGGCAAAGGCTATGATTTTAAAGAGCCTCAAATATCAGAAGAACGCCGTTTGGATATTGTCGTCACCTTTTTTGAGTACAAATATGTGTTGGAATTGAAGATTTGGCGAGGGGCAAAGGCGCACAAAGAGGGCTTAAATCAATTGGCAGATTATTTGGACAAGGAAGGTTTGGAGAAAGGATATTTGTTGATTTTCGATGAAAGAAAGAAAAAAACTTGGCAGAAAAAAGCTGTTGTCCACAACGGCAAAAATATTTTTGCCGTTTGGGTCTAA
- a CDS encoding SUMF1/EgtB/PvdO family nonheme iron enzyme has product MTIQTTPIKIFIAYSRLDADYLKELQKYLRPLNRKRTIEIWYDGEIQPGTKWAAEINQRLHAADIILLLITANLLSSDYFYNEEMQKALHRHEKGEAKVIPVILRHCTWRLFDELSELQALPKDGVPLSHWSDDAEAYTNVVEELHRVVISVRTAKTKEEQERFAKLPLPLQKLLKDMVLVEGGNFMMGSDKEKREQPIHKVSVPTFQIGKYPVTQAQWQAVMGKNPSYFKGCDECPVEQVSWNDIKKFIETLNQLTGKKFRLPSEAEWEFAARGGKKSKGFEFSGSKNIEELAWYWKNSGDTILSGDWDWDTIRKNNGRTHPVGEKKANELGLYDMSGNVFEWCEDDWHDTYEKAPEDGSAWINQPRGSHHVVRGGSWYDDPYYCRVADRGYDLGDDEGIGLRLALPQF; this is encoded by the coding sequence ATGACAATACAAACTACTCCCATCAAAATATTCATCGCCTATTCACGGCTCGATGCAGACTACCTGAAGGAACTGCAAAAATATCTCCGTCCACTCAATCGCAAGAGAACCATCGAAATATGGTACGATGGTGAAATCCAACCTGGCACCAAATGGGCTGCCGAAATCAACCAACGTCTCCATGCTGCCGATATCATCTTACTGCTGATTACCGCCAATTTGCTCAGTTCCGACTACTTCTACAATGAAGAAATGCAAAAAGCCCTGCACCGCCACGAAAAGGGAGAGGCAAAAGTAATTCCTGTGATTTTGCGGCATTGTACTTGGCGTTTGTTTGACGAATTGAGTGAACTGCAAGCCCTTCCCAAAGATGGTGTGCCTTTGAGTCATTGGAGTGATGATGCGGAGGCTTATACCAATGTGGTGGAAGAATTGCATCGGGTGGTGATTTCGGTGAGGACGGCGAAAACTAAAGAGGAACAAGAGCGTTTTGCCAAACTTCCTTTGCCCCTTCAAAAACTCCTCAAAGACATGGTATTGGTAGAAGGAGGGAATTTTATGATGGGTTCAGATAAGGAAAAACGAGAACAGCCTATCCACAAAGTAAGCGTTCCCACTTTTCAAATAGGAAAATACCCCGTCACACAAGCACAATGGCAGGCCGTGATGGGAAAGAATCCAAGTTACTTCAAAGGATGCGATGAATGTCCTGTAGAACAGGTGAGTTGGAACGATATAAAAAAGTTTATCGAAACGCTGAACCAACTGACAGGGAAAAAATTTCGACTGCCGAGTGAAGCGGAATGGGAATTTGCGGCGAGAGGAGGGAAGAAAAGCAAAGGCTTTGAATTTTCGGGGAGCAAAAATATAGAGGAATTAGCTTGGTACTGGAAAAACAGTGGAGATACCATTTTGTCGGGAGATTGGGATTGGGATACAATCCGAAAAAATAATGGGAGGACACATCCCGTTGGAGAAAAGAAGGCAAATGAATTGGGTTTGTACGATATGAGTGGCAATGTTTTTGAATGGTGTGAAGACGATTGGCATGACACTTACGAAAAGGCACCTGAAGATGGAAGTGCATGGATAAACCAGCCGAGAGGTAGTCATCATGTGGTTCGTGGCGGTTCGTGGTACGACGATCCCTACTATTGCCGTGTCGCTGATCGCGGCTACGATCTGGGCGATGATGAAGGGATCGGCTTGCGTCTTGCGTTGCCACAGTTCTAA
- the pnuC gene encoding nicotinamide riboside transporter PnuC — protein sequence MDFLQQAWNTLLNSSWIDLGALISGIFYVTLAAKENVWCWLAGLVNVVLFFVIAFNAQMYSDVGLQVVYFGLTLYGWWQWVYGSKNNKQQNTLTITTTSPKLWLALIPFTLFATILLYFVLDKWTDTDVAFWDALTTALSLTATWMTARKKLENWLVWIIADPIYVGLLYYKGWYLSGLLFGIYTVIAVLGYLEWRKKMSKQ from the coding sequence ATGGATTTTCTTCAACAAGCATGGAATACCTTGCTCAATTCTTCATGGATTGACTTGGGCGCACTCATCAGCGGCATTTTTTACGTCACCTTGGCGGCAAAAGAAAACGTATGGTGTTGGTTGGCGGGGCTGGTGAATGTGGTCTTGTTTTTTGTGATTGCCTTCAATGCACAGATGTATTCTGATGTGGGTTTGCAGGTTGTTTATTTCGGTTTGACCCTTTACGGTTGGTGGCAGTGGGTCTATGGCAGCAAAAACAACAAGCAACAAAACACCTTGACCATCACCACAACCTCTCCAAAACTTTGGCTTGCGCTCATTCCCTTTACCCTTTTCGCCACGATTTTATTGTACTTTGTTTTGGACAAATGGACGGATACCGATGTTGCTTTTTGGGATGCGCTGACTACCGCCCTCAGCCTCACCGCTACGTGGATGACCGCCCGCAAAAAACTGGAAAACTGGCTGGTATGGATAATTGCAGACCCGATTTATGTGGGTTTGTTGTACTACAAAGGTTGGTACTTATCGGGTTTGTTGTTTGGGATTTATACGGTCATTGCAGTATTGGGCTATTTGGAGTGGCGAAAGAAAATGAGCAAACAGTAA
- a CDS encoding flavin reductase family protein: MTNYLTINPKEIPTAQLFGYLTGTVAPRPIAFASTVDKEGKVNLSPFSFFNVFGANPPTMVFSPSRRVRGNTTKDTLDNVLAVPEVVINIVNYSMVQQMSLSSTEYPKGVNEFVKAGFTEVVSEKVKPPRVGESPAAFECIVKEVIATGDGGGAGNLVICEVVLAHFKPEIFDETGQVDPFKLDAVARMGSNWYCRANGEMVFEVAKPLMTTGMGIDQLPDVIRNSHILTGNDLGQLGNVENLPSKESIAAFAVQNHELQLLRGKSLKKSEFFLQLHHLAHTYLEQGKVEEAWKILLQPIHFE; the protein is encoded by the coding sequence ATGACTAACTATTTAACAATAAATCCCAAAGAAATCCCAACGGCACAGCTTTTTGGCTACCTAACAGGAACCGTTGCGCCTCGTCCGATTGCCTTTGCGAGTACGGTGGATAAGGAGGGAAAAGTGAACCTCAGCCCGTTTAGTTTCTTCAATGTTTTTGGAGCGAATCCGCCTACAATGGTTTTTTCTCCTTCAAGGCGTGTGCGGGGAAATACGACCAAGGATACGCTCGACAATGTATTGGCAGTGCCAGAAGTGGTGATTAACATTGTGAATTACAGCATGGTACAGCAGATGTCCTTGAGTAGCACGGAATATCCAAAAGGGGTGAACGAGTTTGTGAAAGCTGGTTTTACGGAAGTCGTTTCCGAGAAAGTGAAACCGCCGAGAGTGGGCGAATCTCCTGCTGCTTTTGAGTGTATTGTGAAAGAGGTCATTGCTACGGGCGATGGGGGAGGAGCTGGAAATTTGGTGATTTGTGAGGTCGTTTTGGCACACTTCAAACCCGAAATTTTTGACGAAACAGGACAGGTAGATCCCTTCAAATTGGATGCTGTGGCTCGAATGGGCAGTAATTGGTATTGCAGAGCGAATGGTGAGATGGTTTTTGAAGTAGCTAAACCTCTGATGACCACGGGGATGGGTATTGACCAACTCCCCGATGTTATCCGCAACAGCCACATCTTGACGGGCAATGATTTGGGGCAATTGGGAAATGTAGAAAATCTTCCTTCAAAGGAATCCATTGCAGCTTTTGCAGTACAAAACCATGAGCTTCAATTATTGAGAGGAAAAAGTTTGAAAAAATCGGAATTTTTCCTTCAATTGCATCATTTGGCTCATACCTATTTGGAGCAAGGTAAGGTGGAGGAAGCATGGAAAATTTTGTTGCAGCCGATTCACTTTGAATAG
- a CDS encoding alpha/beta hydrolase, protein MLPILVPAALATVGTWFYVNAGIKIPPETDQIIDEVLKEKGLPKFVAGKTGIAKSGDINIWYESMVPEGTPKGAVLLVMGYGTTALGWPAHFYQPLVDAGYHVIRYDNRGLGMSDWMKNWDKKNPYTLEDMAKDGIAILDTLGIEKAHIIGASMGGMIAQRMAISHSERVLTLTSIMSSGYMNDPELPPVPKSFRHNLVRLTLKYLIRPNSRKAAKFSVGIRLALRGDGPYEIDLKNAVQKAFYERHKRRGSNAKVRDQHGAAIAASGSRLQELKYLKIPILVVHGKSDPLVIFPHGEKSASMMPNAKTLWIEGMGHDLPKMYASQIVEAVLKNLEEVTV, encoded by the coding sequence ATGCTTCCTATTCTCGTTCCTGCTGCATTGGCCACTGTTGGCACATGGTTCTATGTCAATGCGGGCATCAAAATTCCACCCGAAACTGACCAAATCATAGATGAAGTGTTGAAAGAAAAGGGATTACCCAAGTTTGTGGCGGGTAAAACGGGGATTGCAAAATCTGGAGACATCAACATTTGGTACGAATCCATGGTGCCTGAAGGCACTCCCAAAGGTGCGGTTTTGCTGGTGATGGGATATGGCACAACGGCGTTGGGATGGCCTGCTCACTTTTACCAGCCCTTGGTAGATGCTGGTTATCATGTCATTCGATACGACAACCGAGGTTTGGGAATGTCGGATTGGATGAAAAATTGGGATAAGAAAAACCCCTACACCTTAGAGGATATGGCAAAAGATGGCATTGCCATTTTGGACACTTTGGGAATCGAAAAAGCACACATCATTGGGGCTTCAATGGGCGGAATGATTGCCCAGAGAATGGCGATTAGTCATTCCGAAAGGGTTTTGACACTTACTTCCATCATGTCATCGGGTTATATGAACGACCCTGAATTGCCGCCTGTACCCAAATCTTTTCGACACAATTTAGTGAGATTGACCCTCAAATACCTTATCCGCCCCAACAGTCGAAAAGCAGCCAAATTCAGCGTTGGGATACGATTGGCATTGAGAGGTGATGGGCCGTATGAGATTGATCTCAAAAATGCCGTCCAAAAAGCATTCTATGAAAGACACAAAAGACGGGGTTCTAACGCCAAAGTAAGAGACCAACATGGCGCAGCTATTGCAGCATCAGGTTCTCGCCTTCAAGAATTAAAATACCTAAAAATACCGATTTTGGTGGTTCACGGAAAATCCGATCCTTTGGTAATTTTTCCACATGGCGAAAAATCCGCTTCTATGATGCCCAATGCCAAAACACTTTGGATTGAAGGTATGGGACATGATTTGCCCAAAATGTACGCATCACAAATCGTAGAAGCTGTATTGAAGAATTTGGAGGAGGTAACTGTATAA
- a CDS encoding DUF433 domain-containing protein, with product MQNLVANRITVNQSICNGKPIIREMRITVRTILEYLAAGDSHQDILEAYPFLEEADILACLGFAAQPVF from the coding sequence ATGCAAAACTTAGTAGCGAATCGAATTACAGTGAATCAGTCAATTTGTAATGGTAAACCCATTATCAGAGAGATGCGAATTACGGTACGAACCATTTTGGAGTATTTGGCGGCAGGAGATAGCCATCAGGATATTTTGGAAGCCTATCCTTTTTTGGAGGAGGCAGATATATTAGCATGTTTGGGATTTGCTGCTCAACCAGTTTTTTAG
- the purU gene encoding formyltetrahydrofolate deformylase has translation MTAHILLIDCPDEKGLVYRITKTLYESDFNVLKNDEYVDNSSNHFFMRTEFAGEGNSHEVLEKLQKELPDTANIRLNPQKKKDIVLLVTKEHHCLGDLLIRYAYDELDANILAVISNHNILQPLVAKFGIPFHYIDHLHKTREEHEEMILKALKIYNPEYLVLAKYMRILNGSFVQHYSNRIINIHHSFLPAFIGANPYKQAFNRGVKIIGATAHFVNDDLDEGPIIEQNVIEVNHRLTWQDMAKAGRDVEKIVLSRALKLVFQDRVFIHGNKTVIF, from the coding sequence ATGACAGCTCACATACTTCTAATCGACTGCCCCGACGAAAAAGGATTGGTGTATCGCATCACCAAAACACTCTACGAAAGCGACTTCAATGTATTGAAGAACGATGAATATGTCGACAATTCCAGTAATCACTTCTTTATGCGAACAGAGTTTGCAGGAGAAGGCAACTCCCATGAGGTTTTGGAGAAACTGCAAAAGGAATTGCCCGATACGGCAAACATTCGCCTCAATCCCCAAAAGAAAAAGGACATCGTGCTTTTAGTCACCAAAGAACACCATTGCTTGGGAGATTTGTTGATTCGATATGCTTATGACGAATTGGATGCCAATATTTTAGCGGTTATTAGCAACCACAACATTTTACAGCCTTTGGTCGCTAAGTTTGGGATTCCGTTTCACTACATTGACCACCTCCACAAAACACGAGAAGAACACGAGGAGATGATTTTGAAGGCATTGAAGATTTACAACCCCGAATATTTGGTTTTGGCGAAGTATATGCGAATCCTCAATGGGAGTTTTGTCCAACATTATTCCAACCGCATCATCAACATTCACCACTCTTTCCTTCCTGCTTTCATTGGCGCAAATCCCTACAAACAAGCCTTCAATCGAGGCGTGAAAATCATTGGTGCAACGGCGCATTTTGTGAACGACGATTTGGACGAGGGACCGATTATTGAGCAGAATGTCATTGAAGTGAATCACCGCTTGACGTGGCAAGACATGGCGAAAGCAGGGAGAGATGTAGAGAAAATCGTTTTGTCAAGGGCATTGAAGTTGGTCTTTCAGGATAGGGTGTTTATCCATGGGAATAAGACGGTTATATTTTAA
- a CDS encoding pentapeptide repeat-containing protein, whose protein sequence is MTAQELLAAYAAGQRDFKEVDLSGANLSKANLMWADLREANLMWADLRETNLREANLMKTDLSGANLSDADLREANLREANLMKAMLIEANLSKANLSFANLIGADLFRADLSFANLSFASLRGVAPSDVNLRGADLTGVRLDN, encoded by the coding sequence ATGACCGCACAAGAATTATTGGCAGCCTATGCCGCAGGACAAAGAGATTTTAAAGAAGTTGACCTAAGTGGTGCCAACCTAAGTAAAGCCAACCTAATGTGGGCAGACCTAAGAGAAGCCAACCTAATGTGGGCAGACCTAAGAGAAACCAACCTAAGAGAAGCCAACCTAATGAAAACCGACCTAAGTGGTGCCAACCTAAGTGATGCCGACCTAAGAGAAGCCAACCTAAGAGAAGCCAACCTAATGAAAGCCATGCTAATTGAAGCCAACCTAAGTAAAGCCAACCTAAGTTTCGCCAACCTAATTGGAGCCGACCTATTTAGAGCCGACCTAAGTTTCGCCAACCTAAGTTTCGCCAGCCTAAGAGGAGTCGCCCCAAGTGATGTCAACCTAAGAGGAGCCGACCTAACAGGAGTCCGCCTCGACAACTGA
- a CDS encoding pentapeptide repeat-containing protein — protein sequence MTAQELLAAYAAGQRDFKGADLRGAKLFRAELIGVDLSGADLSGADLKQTQLDKANLSGANLSGANLHCTFFNEANLSGANLSGANLTDAHLKDANLTKAGLSQTNLAYTYLYGTNLLEADLSGADLSNADLSNADLYEVELSDAKFFLMTAEELLAAYAAGQIGFQGADLRGADLSGAILIRVNLSGALLFRANLKGADLREANLSSANLREADLSDAYLSYADLSEAGLGRVNLTDAILRDVNLRGADLRDANLRDASLNHADLSGANLSSANLREAYLSDANLSYADLSGADLTGAFLKADLTDAILTNVIGYTPQ from the coding sequence TAAAGGAGCTGACCTAAGAGGAGCCAAGCTATTTCGAGCCGAACTAATTGGAGTTGACCTAAGTGGGGCTGACCTAAGTGGGGCTGACCTAAAGCAAACCCAATTGGATAAAGCCAACCTAAGTGGAGCTAATCTAAGTGGAGCTAATCTACATTGTACTTTCTTCAATGAAGCCAACCTAAGTGGAGCTAATCTAAGTGGAGCTAACCTAACTGATGCCCACCTAAAAGATGCCAATCTAACTAAAGCTGGGCTAAGTCAGACTAACCTGGCTTATACCTACCTATATGGTACCAACCTACTAGAAGCCGACTTAAGTGGTGCCGACCTAAGTAATGCCGATCTAAGTAATGCCGACCTATATGAAGTCGAACTAAGTGATGCCAAATTTTTCTTAATGACCGCAGAAGAATTATTGGCTGCCTATGCCGCAGGACAAATAGGTTTTCAAGGAGCCGACCTAAGAGGAGCCGACCTAAGTGGAGCCATCCTAATTAGGGTCAACCTAAGTGGAGCGCTCCTATTTCGAGCCAACCTAAAAGGAGCCGACCTAAGAGAAGCCAATCTAAGTTCTGCCAACCTAAGAGAAGCCGACCTAAGTGATGCCTACCTAAGTTATGCCGACCTAAGTGAAGCCGGACTAGGTAGAGTCAATCTTACAGATGCCATCCTACGTGATGTCAACCTAAGAGGAGCCGACCTACGTGATGCCAACCTACGTGATGCCAGCCTAAATCATGCCGACCTAAGTGGAGCTAACCTAAGTTCTGCCAACCTAAGAGAAGCCTACCTAAGTGATGCCAACCTAAGTTACGCCGACCTAAGTGGAGCCGACCTAACGGGAGCCTTCCTAAAAGCCGACCTAACGGATGCCATCCTAACTAACGTAATAGGCTACACCCCTCAATAA